From one Streptomyces sp. SCSIO 30461 genomic stretch:
- a CDS encoding ABC transporter ATP-binding protein — translation MIPAGSLLTADGLRKAYGPTHALDGAGFSIHPGEVVAIMGPSGSGKSTLLHCLAGIVTPDEGTITYNGRELSAMKDAERSALRRSEFGFVFQFGQLVPELTCVENVALPLRLNGVRRKDAERTALQWMERVEVADLAAKRPGEVSGGQGQRVAVARSLVTSPRVLFADEPTGALDSLNGERVMELLTDAARSANAAVVLVTHEARVAAYSDREIVVRDGKSRDMERAI, via the coding sequence ATGATTCCCGCCGGTTCCCTGCTCACCGCCGACGGCCTGCGTAAGGCGTACGGACCCACACACGCACTCGACGGCGCCGGCTTCTCCATCCACCCGGGCGAAGTCGTCGCCATCATGGGCCCGTCCGGCTCGGGCAAGTCGACCCTGCTGCACTGCCTGGCCGGGATCGTCACACCCGACGAGGGCACCATCACCTACAACGGCCGCGAACTGTCCGCGATGAAGGACGCCGAGCGCAGCGCGCTGCGCCGCAGCGAGTTCGGCTTCGTCTTCCAGTTCGGCCAGTTGGTGCCCGAACTGACCTGCGTCGAGAACGTGGCGCTCCCACTGCGGCTGAACGGCGTCCGGCGCAAGGACGCAGAGCGCACCGCCCTGCAGTGGATGGAGCGCGTCGAGGTCGCCGATCTCGCGGCCAAGCGCCCCGGCGAGGTCTCGGGCGGCCAGGGGCAGCGCGTCGCCGTGGCCCGCTCCCTCGTCACCAGCCCCCGGGTGCTCTTCGCGGACGAGCCGACCGGGGCGCTCGACTCCCTCAACGGCGAACGGGTGATGGAGCTTCTCACCGACGCGGCCCGCTCCGCCAACGCGGCGGTCGTGCTGGTCACCCATGAGGCGCGGGTCGCCGCCTACTCCGACCGCGAGATCGTCGTACGCGACGGCAAGTCCCGGGACATGGAGCGGGCCATATGA
- the mgrA gene encoding L-glyceraldehyde 3-phosphate reductase: MNVSPYSPYSRSSYRASESRYDAMEYRRSGRSGLKLPAISLGLWHNFGDDRALEPQRAILRRAFDLGVTHFDLANNYGPPPGSAELNFGKLFAQDFAPYRDELLVSTKAGYLMHPGPYGEWGSRKYLLSSLDASLSRMGLDYVDIFYSHRFDPHTPLEETMGALASAVQQGKALYVGVSSYSAEQTAEAAGLLKEMGVPALIHQPSYSMINRWIEGDNLLDTLEGAGMGCISFAPLAQGLLTGKYLTGIPEGSRASQGKSLDPGLLSDDVLRRLHGLNGIAQRRSQSLAQLALSWVLRDPRMTSALIGASSVRQLEENVAALSAPPLSDDELTEIDAFAVDTAGTNIWAARN, from the coding sequence GTGAACGTTTCCCCCTACTCCCCCTACTCCCGCTCCTCCTACCGGGCCTCCGAGAGCCGTTACGACGCCATGGAGTACCGCCGCAGCGGCCGCAGCGGACTCAAGCTCCCCGCGATCTCCCTCGGCCTCTGGCACAACTTCGGCGACGACCGCGCGCTCGAACCGCAGCGCGCGATCCTGCGCCGCGCATTCGACCTGGGCGTGACGCACTTCGACCTGGCCAACAACTACGGCCCCCCGCCCGGCTCCGCCGAGCTCAACTTCGGCAAGCTCTTCGCCCAGGACTTCGCCCCATACCGGGACGAGCTGCTTGTATCGACCAAGGCCGGCTATCTGATGCACCCCGGCCCATACGGCGAGTGGGGTTCGCGCAAGTACCTGCTGTCGTCGCTCGACGCCTCGCTGAGCCGAATGGGGCTCGACTACGTCGACATCTTCTACTCGCACCGCTTCGACCCGCACACCCCGCTGGAGGAGACGATGGGCGCGCTGGCGTCCGCCGTCCAGCAGGGCAAGGCGCTGTACGTCGGCGTGTCGTCCTACAGCGCGGAGCAGACCGCGGAGGCGGCCGGGCTACTCAAGGAGATGGGCGTCCCCGCCCTGATCCACCAGCCGTCGTACTCGATGATCAACCGCTGGATCGAGGGCGACAATCTGCTGGACACCCTCGAGGGCGCCGGCATGGGCTGCATCTCCTTCGCGCCGCTCGCCCAAGGTCTGCTCACCGGCAAGTACCTGACCGGCATCCCGGAGGGCTCGCGTGCCTCGCAGGGCAAGTCGCTCGACCCCGGACTGCTCTCCGACGACGTGCTCCGCAGGCTCCACGGACTGAACGGGATCGCCCAGCGCCGCAGTCAGTCCCTGGCCCAGCTGGCGCTTTCGTGGGTACTGCGCGACCCCCGGATGACCTCCGCGCTGATCGGCGCAAGCAGTGTGCGCCAGCTCGAGGAGAACGTGGCCGCGCTGTCCGCGCCGCCGCTGTCCGATGACGAGCTGACGGAGATCGACGCCTTCGCGGTGGACACCGCGGGGACGAACATCTGGGCCGCCCGGAACTGA
- a CDS encoding PhoH family protein — translation MVNSTKRRMPDRRTYVLDTSVLLADPHAMARFDEHEVVLPIVVVTELEAKRHHPELGYFARQALRLLDDCRIRHGRLDAPIPVGDLGGTLRVELNHSDPGVLPAGYRLGDNDSRILAVARNLQAEGYDVTVVSKDLPLRIKASSVGLLAEEYRAELAITDSGWTGMSELALSAEQVDLLYEEETLHVPEASELPVHTGLVLQSERGKALGRVTAEGNVRLVRGDREAFGIRGRSAEQRVALDLLLDPDVGIVSMGGRAGTGKSALALCAGLEAVLERRQHQKVMVFRPLYAVGGQDLGYLPGTEAEKMSPWAQAVFDTLSAVAGREVIEEVLGRGMLEVLPLTHIRGRSLHDAFVIVDEAQSLERNVLLTVLSRIGANSRVVLTHDVAQRDNLRVGRYDGVVAVVEKLKGHPLFAHVTLTRSERSQIAALVTEMLEDGVG, via the coding sequence GTGGTGAACAGCACTAAGCGCCGCATGCCCGACAGGCGCACATACGTTCTCGACACCAGCGTCCTGCTGGCCGACCCGCACGCCATGGCCCGATTCGACGAGCACGAGGTCGTGCTCCCGATCGTCGTGGTCACCGAGCTGGAGGCCAAAAGGCATCATCCGGAGCTCGGGTACTTCGCCCGGCAGGCACTGCGCCTGCTGGACGACTGCCGGATCCGGCACGGCAGACTGGACGCCCCCATTCCCGTGGGCGACCTGGGGGGCACCCTCCGAGTGGAGCTCAACCACTCGGATCCAGGTGTGCTCCCCGCGGGGTACCGGCTGGGTGACAACGACTCCCGGATCCTCGCCGTGGCGCGCAACCTCCAGGCGGAGGGGTACGACGTCACCGTCGTCTCCAAGGATCTCCCGCTGCGGATCAAGGCCTCGTCCGTAGGCCTGCTCGCCGAGGAGTACCGGGCCGAGCTCGCCATCACGGACTCCGGCTGGACCGGAATGTCCGAACTGGCGCTTTCGGCCGAACAGGTGGACCTCCTCTATGAAGAGGAGACCCTCCATGTCCCCGAGGCCTCCGAGCTGCCCGTCCACACCGGATTGGTGCTCCAGTCCGAGCGGGGCAAGGCGCTCGGGCGGGTCACGGCCGAGGGGAACGTCCGCCTGGTGCGGGGCGACCGTGAGGCCTTCGGTATCCGTGGGCGCAGCGCAGAGCAGCGGGTCGCCCTCGATCTGCTGCTCGACCCGGACGTCGGAATCGTCTCGATGGGCGGCCGGGCCGGCACCGGGAAGTCCGCACTCGCCCTGTGTGCCGGCCTGGAGGCGGTGCTGGAGCGCAGACAGCACCAGAAGGTGATGGTCTTCCGTCCGCTGTACGCGGTCGGCGGGCAGGATCTGGGCTATCTGCCGGGCACCGAGGCCGAGAAGATGAGCCCGTGGGCGCAGGCGGTCTTCGACACGCTTTCGGCGGTGGCGGGCCGCGAGGTCATCGAGGAGGTGCTGGGGCGGGGGATGCTGGAGGTGCTGCCGCTCACCCATATCCGTGGGCGATCGCTGCACGACGCCTTCGTCATCGTCGATGAGGCCCAGTCGCTGGAGCGGAACGTCCTGCTGACCGTTCTGTCCAGGATCGGGGCGAATTCCAGGGTTGTCCTCACTCATGACGTGGCGCAACGGGACAATCTGCGCGTCGGCCGCTATGACGGGGTCGTCGCCGTGGTGGAGAAGCTGAAGGGGCATCCGCTGTTCGCCCATGTGACGCTCACGCGTTCGGAGCGCTCGCAGATCGCCGCCCTGGTGACCGAAATGCTTGAGGACGGGGTGGGTTGA
- a CDS encoding isoprenyl transferase produces the protein MNLRDLVYGLYERRVEGRLDHAQVPKHIGVILDGNRRWAKASGGTTEQGHKAGADKIHEMLGWCAETDVEVVTLWMLSTDNLDRPEEELVPLLGIIEDAVRGLAADGRWRVHHAGTMDLLPARTQAVLKEAQQSTAGNKGILVNVAVGYGGRQEIADAVRSLLTEHAAKGTTFDELAEILDTDLIASHLYTRGQPDPDLVIRTSGEQRLSGFMLWQSAHSEYYFCEVFWPAFRKVDFLRALRDYAARHRRYGT, from the coding sequence GTGAACCTGCGCGACCTGGTGTACGGGCTCTACGAGCGCCGTGTGGAGGGCCGCCTCGACCACGCCCAGGTGCCCAAGCACATCGGCGTCATCCTGGACGGCAACCGCCGCTGGGCCAAGGCGTCCGGCGGCACGACGGAGCAGGGTCACAAAGCGGGTGCGGACAAGATCCACGAGATGCTCGGCTGGTGCGCCGAGACCGACGTCGAGGTCGTCACCCTCTGGATGCTGTCCACGGACAACCTGGACCGCCCCGAGGAGGAGCTGGTCCCGTTGCTCGGCATCATCGAGGACGCGGTGCGGGGTCTCGCGGCGGACGGCCGCTGGCGGGTCCACCACGCCGGCACCATGGACCTGCTGCCCGCGCGGACCCAGGCGGTGCTCAAAGAGGCCCAGCAGTCGACCGCCGGGAACAAGGGGATACTCGTCAACGTCGCCGTCGGCTACGGCGGGCGCCAGGAGATCGCCGACGCGGTCCGCTCGCTGCTGACCGAGCACGCGGCCAAGGGTACGACGTTCGACGAGCTCGCGGAGATCCTGGACACGGACCTCATCGCCTCGCATCTGTACACCCGCGGCCAGCCCGACCCCGATCTGGTGATCCGTACCAGTGGTGAGCAGCGACTCTCGGGGTTCATGCTCTGGCAGAGCGCCCACTCCGAGTACTACTTCTGCGAAGTGTTCTGGCCCGCCTTCCGCAAGGTCGACTTCCTGCGCGCGCTGCGCGACTACGCGGCACGCCACCGGCGCTACGGCACCTGA
- a CDS encoding transglycosylase SLT domain-containing protein: MSRISVRGFAVASATAVTTVGAVVGVASGTPQAADNDFEASAADATLLADIPVGEQAQVQVASLSQQADAQAAAADAAAKKSVEEAARIQAAKDAEAKKKAADEKAEREAEAKAAEARASRSDVRDASSFPQQGSYSVSDVQAIARQMVPGDQFQCFSNIVDHESSWNYRADNPSSDAYGLVQANPGSKMASVDSDWQTNPATQIKWGLNYMNERYGSPCGAWSFWQANNWY; encoded by the coding sequence GTGAGCCGGATTTCGGTCCGGGGATTCGCGGTGGCATCCGCCACTGCGGTCACCACTGTCGGCGCCGTCGTTGGCGTGGCCTCGGGTACCCCGCAGGCCGCGGACAACGACTTTGAGGCCTCTGCCGCGGACGCGACGCTCCTCGCGGACATCCCCGTAGGCGAGCAGGCCCAGGTGCAGGTCGCGTCCCTGTCGCAGCAGGCCGACGCCCAGGCCGCCGCTGCGGATGCCGCTGCCAAGAAGTCGGTGGAGGAAGCGGCCCGTATCCAGGCCGCCAAGGACGCCGAGGCGAAGAAGAAGGCCGCTGACGAGAAGGCGGAGCGCGAGGCCGAGGCGAAGGCAGCCGAGGCGCGTGCGAGCCGTTCCGACGTCCGTGACGCCTCCAGCTTCCCGCAGCAGGGGTCGTACAGCGTCTCCGATGTCCAGGCGATCGCACGCCAGATGGTCCCGGGCGACCAGTTCCAGTGCTTCAGCAACATCGTGGACCACGAGTCCAGCTGGAACTACCGCGCCGACAACCCCAGCTCGGACGCCTATGGTCTGGTCCAGGCCAATCCGGGCTCCAAGATGGCCTCCGTCGACTCCGACTGGCAGACCAACCCGGCCACCCAGATCAAGTGGGGCCTCAACTACATGAACGAACGCTACGGCAGCCCGTGCGGCGCCTGGTCGTTCTGGCAGGCCAACAACTGGTACTAG
- a CDS encoding AI-2E family transporter, whose product MSRMPGWLRRVGTGLNRWGERLEERRAAVVRDDDGLPDSGVSADTGMSPGMRGGPGEHVHDGPGDSGDSAAGRSVVPADHVPAPPAYAPAVAARPDPVSAIPWGMRVAAEAGWRLLVLAGTVYVLMRVISAVQLVVLAFVAALLITALLQPTVARLKGLGLPRGLATAVTAILGFVVMGLVGWFVVWQVLDNLDNLADRVKDGIEELKHWLLNSPFHVTEQQINDIAQNLQDTIGTNTQEITSAGLQGVSVMVEILTGMLLAMFSTLFLLHDGRRIWQWTLKLVPAQARPGVAGAGPRAWRTLTAYVRGTVVVALIDAIFIGLGIYFLDVPLAVPLAVFIFLFSFIPLVGAVVSGALAVIVALVTQGVFTALMVLLVVLAVQQIEGHVLQPFILGRAVRVHPLAVVLAVAAGGLTAGIGGAVVAVPLVAVANTVVGYLRAYGRTYPVHPGPGPHGATVIDVAPTPPPVSLPPVSPSAQPQTRPPEEQK is encoded by the coding sequence ATGTCGAGAATGCCAGGGTGGCTGCGCCGGGTCGGCACCGGTCTCAACCGGTGGGGAGAGCGGCTGGAAGAGCGGCGGGCCGCGGTCGTCCGGGACGACGACGGCCTTCCGGACAGCGGTGTGTCGGCCGACACCGGTATGAGCCCCGGCATGCGCGGTGGTCCTGGCGAGCACGTGCACGACGGCCCGGGCGACAGCGGTGATTCGGCCGCCGGTCGGTCGGTCGTGCCCGCTGACCATGTGCCGGCGCCTCCCGCATACGCCCCCGCCGTCGCCGCAAGACCCGACCCGGTCTCCGCCATCCCCTGGGGTATGCGGGTCGCGGCCGAAGCAGGTTGGCGGCTGCTGGTGCTCGCCGGCACGGTCTATGTGCTGATGCGGGTGATCAGCGCCGTCCAACTGGTGGTGCTGGCCTTTGTTGCCGCCCTGCTGATCACCGCGCTGCTGCAGCCCACCGTGGCCCGCCTCAAAGGGCTGGGCCTGCCGCGTGGGCTCGCCACCGCCGTCACCGCCATCCTCGGCTTCGTCGTCATGGGCCTGGTCGGCTGGTTCGTCGTGTGGCAGGTGCTGGACAACCTGGACAACCTCGCCGACCGGGTCAAGGACGGAATCGAGGAGCTCAAACACTGGCTGCTCAACAGCCCGTTCCATGTCACCGAGCAGCAGATCAACGACATCGCCCAGAACCTCCAGGACACGATCGGCACCAACACCCAGGAGATCACCTCCGCCGGGCTCCAGGGTGTGAGCGTGATGGTCGAGATCCTCACCGGGATGCTGCTGGCGATGTTCTCCACGCTCTTCCTGCTCCACGACGGGAGGCGCATCTGGCAGTGGACCCTGAAACTGGTGCCCGCCCAGGCGCGGCCCGGTGTGGCCGGAGCGGGCCCGAGGGCCTGGCGGACGCTGACCGCCTATGTGCGCGGCACGGTGGTGGTCGCACTGATCGACGCGATCTTCATCGGTCTCGGCATCTACTTCCTCGATGTGCCGCTGGCCGTGCCGCTCGCGGTGTTCATCTTCCTGTTCTCGTTCATCCCGCTGGTGGGTGCGGTCGTGTCAGGCGCGCTCGCGGTCATCGTGGCGCTGGTCACCCAGGGCGTGTTCACCGCGCTGATGGTGCTTCTGGTGGTGCTGGCCGTGCAGCAGATCGAAGGGCATGTGCTCCAGCCGTTCATCCTCGGACGGGCGGTGCGGGTCCATCCGCTGGCCGTCGTGCTCGCTGTCGCCGCCGGTGGTCTGACAGCCGGCATCGGGGGAGCGGTGGTGGCGGTGCCCCTGGTGGCGGTGGCCAACACGGTGGTCGGCTATCTGCGGGCGTACGGCCGGACATACCCGGTGCACCCGGGCCCGGGGCCGCACGGGGCGACGGTGATCGATGTGGCGCCTACTCCGCCGCCGGTGTCTCTGCCGCCGGTGTCGCCCTCGGCTCAGCCGCAGACCCGCCCGCCCGAGGAGCAGAAGTAG
- a CDS encoding peroxiredoxin has translation MLTVGDQFPTFELTACVSLESGKEFEQITHKSYEGKWKVVFAWPKDFTFVCPTEIAAFGKLNDEFADRDAQILGFSGDSEFVHHAWRKDHADLRDLPFPMLADSKHELMRDLGIEGEDGFAQRAVFIVDPNNEIQFTMVTAGSVGRNPKEVLRVLDALQTDELCPCNWTKGEDTLDAVKLLAGE, from the coding sequence GTGCTCACTGTCGGTGACCAGTTCCCCACCTTCGAACTGACCGCCTGCGTCTCGCTGGAGAGCGGCAAGGAGTTCGAGCAGATCACCCACAAGTCCTACGAGGGCAAGTGGAAGGTGGTCTTCGCGTGGCCCAAGGACTTCACCTTCGTCTGCCCCACCGAGATCGCCGCCTTCGGCAAGCTGAACGACGAGTTCGCCGATCGCGACGCTCAGATCCTCGGCTTCTCCGGCGACTCCGAGTTCGTCCACCACGCCTGGCGCAAGGACCACGCCGACCTGCGTGACCTGCCCTTCCCGATGCTGGCCGACTCCAAGCACGAGCTGATGCGCGACCTCGGCATCGAGGGCGAGGACGGCTTCGCACAGCGTGCCGTGTTCATCGTCGACCCGAACAACGAGATCCAGTTCACGATGGTGACCGCCGGCTCCGTCGGGCGTAACCCCAAGGAGGTCCTGCGGGTCCTCGACGCCCTCCAGACCGACGAGCTCTGCCCGTGCAACTGGACCAAGGGCGAGGACACCCTGGACGCGGTCAAGCTGCTGGCCGGTGAGTGA
- a CDS encoding FtsX-like permease family protein — MTGTARTSRTWLRDLLMGARFAVSGGREGWTRTLLTGVGVALGVALLLVTTSIPNAMAARDARADARGDQTAPTADAPGRDTLLIAEADTRFHNSEIYGRLLKPEGPDAPLPPGLGEFPGPGEMAVSPALETLLKSKAGALLRERLDQRVTAVIGNEGLVGPGELVYYAGDNTLKQVDGKVPRVTGFDNSVEPEPLDPVLTLLILLVFVALLMPVAVFIAAAVRFGGERRDRRLAALRLVGADSRMTHRIAAGEALAGSLIGLALGAGLFAAARRSAGSIDLYRLSVFPWDLTPAPWLAVLVVLAVPVAAVAVTLFTLRSVVIEPLGVVRTAKPPRRRIALRLAPPVVGLALLYPMVGQGNENGEFNQWQVIGGVVLLLFGITALLPWLVETAVARLAGSGSVAWQLAVRRLQTNSGAAARLVNGIGVSVAGAIALQMLFAGVESHYTRNTGADPNRAAIDVLVPSSTGAAARSDAIARQIGQTKGVAKATSILMTEAALTPKDPEQSAALTVGSCAALRELAKLPSCKDGDTFVIKGGLVPDDEALAWPGRKLYTGGIYGDNGSGPIAWTLPASTKTVMSRKDPSGVARSGILATLGAAPRGIATDEFATIYVQLDRSVPDAIEHARTAILKADPMLTPFHIKSSVTSDRFASIRTGLFVGAACVLLLIGASLLVSQLEQLRERKKLLSALIAFGTKRSTLSLSVLWQTAVPVMLGLFLSTTVGVTLGVVLLKMVSTPVVMDWATIGTMTGLGAGVVLLVTLLSMPPLLRMMRPEGLRTE; from the coding sequence ATGACCGGCACCGCCCGGACGTCACGGACCTGGCTCCGCGATCTGCTCATGGGCGCGCGGTTCGCCGTCAGCGGCGGCCGGGAGGGCTGGACCCGCACCCTGCTCACCGGGGTCGGCGTCGCTCTCGGTGTGGCGCTCCTTCTGGTCACGACCTCGATCCCGAACGCGATGGCCGCGCGTGACGCCCGCGCCGACGCGCGGGGCGACCAGACCGCACCCACTGCCGACGCCCCCGGACGCGACACCCTGCTCATCGCGGAGGCCGACACCCGCTTCCACAACAGCGAGATCTACGGCAGGCTCCTCAAGCCGGAAGGCCCGGACGCACCGCTGCCTCCCGGGCTCGGCGAGTTCCCCGGTCCCGGCGAGATGGCCGTCTCCCCCGCGCTCGAGACCCTGTTGAAGTCGAAGGCAGGCGCGCTCCTGCGCGAGCGCCTCGACCAGCGGGTCACCGCCGTCATCGGGAACGAGGGCCTGGTCGGCCCAGGCGAACTCGTCTACTACGCGGGTGACAACACCCTGAAGCAGGTGGACGGGAAGGTCCCCAGGGTCACCGGCTTCGACAATTCCGTGGAGCCGGAGCCTCTTGACCCGGTCCTCACCCTGCTCATCCTGCTGGTCTTCGTCGCCCTGCTGATGCCGGTCGCCGTCTTCATCGCCGCAGCCGTGCGCTTCGGCGGTGAACGCCGCGATCGGCGCCTCGCCGCGCTGCGGCTGGTCGGTGCCGATTCCCGGATGACGCACCGGATAGCGGCGGGCGAGGCGCTCGCCGGCTCCCTCATCGGGCTGGCACTGGGCGCCGGACTCTTCGCAGCGGCCCGCCGGTCGGCGGGCTCGATCGACTTGTACCGGCTGAGTGTCTTCCCTTGGGACCTCACCCCCGCACCGTGGTTGGCGGTGCTCGTCGTCCTCGCCGTGCCGGTGGCCGCCGTCGCGGTGACGCTGTTCACCCTGCGCAGTGTGGTGATCGAACCGCTGGGGGTGGTCCGTACGGCGAAACCACCACGGCGGCGGATCGCTCTCCGGCTGGCGCCGCCGGTCGTAGGCCTCGCCCTGCTGTACCCGATGGTCGGACAGGGCAACGAGAACGGCGAGTTCAACCAGTGGCAGGTCATCGGCGGAGTGGTGCTGCTTCTGTTCGGCATCACCGCGCTGCTGCCGTGGCTGGTCGAGACGGCCGTCGCGCGGCTCGCCGGCTCCGGCTCCGTCGCCTGGCAGCTTGCCGTGCGGCGCCTCCAGACGAACAGCGGGGCCGCGGCCCGGCTGGTGAACGGCATCGGCGTCTCCGTCGCCGGCGCGATCGCACTCCAGATGCTGTTCGCGGGCGTCGAGAGCCACTACACCCGGAACACCGGCGCCGACCCCAACCGCGCGGCCATCGACGTCCTGGTTCCGTCATCGACGGGGGCAGCGGCCCGCAGCGATGCCATCGCCCGGCAGATCGGCCAGACCAAGGGAGTGGCCAAGGCGACCTCGATCCTCATGACCGAGGCGGCGCTCACCCCCAAGGATCCCGAGCAGTCAGCCGCTCTGACCGTCGGCAGCTGCGCGGCACTGCGCGAGCTCGCGAAGCTCCCGTCATGCAAGGACGGTGACACCTTCGTCATCAAGGGCGGTCTCGTTCCCGACGACGAGGCACTCGCCTGGCCCGGCAGGAAGCTCTACACGGGCGGCATCTACGGCGACAACGGATCCGGCCCGATCGCCTGGACGCTGCCCGCGTCCACGAAGACGGTGATGAGCCGCAAGGATCCGAGCGGCGTCGCGCGCAGCGGCATCCTCGCCACCCTGGGAGCGGCACCACGGGGCATCGCCACGGACGAGTTCGCGACCATCTACGTGCAGCTGGACCGGTCTGTGCCGGACGCCATCGAGCACGCGCGTACCGCCATCCTCAAAGCCGATCCGATGCTGACGCCGTTCCACATCAAGTCCAGCGTGACGTCCGACCGCTTCGCCTCGATCCGTACCGGACTCTTCGTCGGCGCCGCGTGCGTCCTGCTGCTGATCGGCGCAAGTCTGCTGGTCTCCCAACTGGAGCAACTACGCGAACGCAAGAAGCTGCTGTCGGCGCTGATCGCCTTCGGCACCAAGCGCTCGACGCTGAGCCTGTCCGTGCTGTGGCAGACAGCCGTTCCGGTCATGCTCGGCCTGTTCCTGTCCACGACGGTCGGTGTGACCCTGGGGGTGGTGCTGCTGAAGATGGTCTCGACGCCGGTCGTCATGGACTGGGCGACGATCGGGACGATGACGGGGCTCGGCGCCGGGGTCGTGCTGCTGGTGACGCTGCTCAGCATGCCGCCGCTGCTGCGGATGATGCGGCCCGAGGGGCTGCGCACGGAGTAG
- a CDS encoding hydrogen peroxide-inducible genes activator: MNGVNGAGRGKQPSLAQLRAFAAVARHLHFRDAAAAIGMSQPALSGAVSALEETLGVRLLERTTRKVLLSPAGERLAVRTRAVLAAVGELMEEAEAARAPFTGVLRLGVIPTVAPYLLPAVLRLVRERYPALDLQVHEEQTSALLDGLGAGRLDLLLLAVPLGAAGVTEIPLFDEDFVLVTPQEHWLGGRVDIPRQALRELPLLLLDEGHCLRDQALDICREAGRGADGAPVTTTAAGLSTLVQLVAGGLGVTLLPRTALQVETGRNDRLVTGYFAEPVPTRRIALAMRSGAARQGEFEEFAVALREALADLPVRVVSDGD, translated from the coding sequence GTGAACGGGGTGAACGGGGCGGGTCGGGGAAAGCAGCCCAGCCTGGCACAGCTCCGGGCCTTCGCCGCCGTCGCCCGGCATCTGCACTTCCGGGACGCCGCCGCCGCGATCGGGATGAGCCAGCCCGCTCTGTCCGGCGCCGTGTCCGCGCTGGAGGAGACGCTCGGGGTCCGGTTGCTGGAGCGTACGACCCGCAAGGTGCTGCTGTCGCCGGCCGGTGAACGGCTCGCCGTGCGTACCAGGGCGGTGCTCGCCGCGGTCGGTGAGCTGATGGAGGAGGCCGAGGCGGCGCGGGCACCGTTCACCGGAGTGCTGCGGCTGGGAGTGATACCGACGGTCGCGCCCTATCTGCTGCCGGCGGTCCTGCGGCTGGTACGCGAGCGCTACCCGGCGCTCGATCTCCAGGTACACGAGGAGCAGACCTCCGCCCTGCTGGACGGACTCGGCGCCGGACGGCTCGACCTGCTGCTGCTCGCCGTGCCTCTCGGAGCGGCGGGAGTGACCGAGATCCCGTTGTTCGACGAGGATTTCGTCCTGGTCACCCCGCAGGAGCACTGGCTCGGCGGGCGGGTGGACATCCCGCGCCAGGCGCTGCGCGAGCTGCCGCTGCTGCTGTTGGACGAGGGGCACTGCCTGCGCGACCAGGCCCTCGACATCTGCCGTGAGGCGGGACGCGGCGCGGACGGCGCCCCGGTCACCACGACCGCGGCGGGGCTGTCCACGCTGGTCCAGCTGGTCGCGGGAGGGCTCGGGGTGACGCTGCTGCCGCGTACCGCGCTCCAGGTGGAGACCGGGCGCAACGACCGGCTGGTCACCGGGTATTTCGCCGAGCCCGTGCCCACCCGCAGGATCGCCCTGGCGATGCGCTCGGGAGCGGCCCGCCAGGGCGAGTTCGAGGAGTTCGCGGTGGCGCTCCGGGAGGCCCTGGCGGACCTCCCGGTGCGTGTCGTGTCCGATGGCGACTGA
- a CDS encoding alkyl hydroperoxide reductase: MALDELKSALPDYAKDLKLNLGSVIGNSELPQQQLWGTVLACAIASRSPIVLRELEPEAKANLSADAYTAAKSAAAIMAMNNVFYRTRHLLSDSEYGTMRAGLRMNVIGNPGVEKVDFELWSLAVSAINGCGLCLDSHEQVLRKAGVERDVIQEAFKIASVIQAVGTTLEAEAVMGG, from the coding sequence ATGGCCCTCGATGAGCTGAAGTCCGCGCTGCCGGACTACGCCAAGGACCTCAAGCTGAACCTCGGCTCGGTCATCGGCAACAGCGAACTGCCGCAGCAGCAGCTCTGGGGCACGGTGCTGGCCTGCGCGATCGCCTCTCGTTCACCGATCGTGCTGCGTGAGCTGGAGCCGGAGGCCAAGGCCAACCTGTCCGCCGACGCCTACACGGCCGCCAAGTCGGCCGCGGCGATCATGGCGATGAACAACGTCTTCTACCGGACCCGGCACCTGCTGTCGGACTCCGAGTACGGGACGATGCGCGCCGGTCTGCGGATGAACGTCATCGGCAACCCTGGCGTCGAGAAGGTCGACTTCGAGCTGTGGTCGCTGGCGGTCTCCGCGATCAACGGCTGCGGCCTGTGCCTCGACTCGCACGAGCAGGTGCTCCGCAAGGCGGGTGTCGAGCGCGACGTCATCCAGGAGGCATTCAAGATCGCCTCGGTGATCCAGGCGGTCGGCACGACGCTGGAGGCCGAAGCCGTCATGGGCGGCTGA